The region AGAAGGCGTGATGGATATTGTTGCACGCCTTGATGTAGAAAAACTGCCGGGACATACGATGGTATTTACTGGCGTGTTGCTTGATGAACGTGACCTTTTTGCAAAATGTCAGGAACTTAGCCAACTACGCGGCGTCGTTTCCGGTGCAGTTGTTACAGGCAGATTCGATATTATTCTAACCTTGTTGCTTCGCGACGGTTACGGACTTCTCGAGTTTTATTCAGAAGAAATGTCCAAAATTGAAGGCATCAGATCTGTGGAAAGCTTTGTTGTATACAAAGGCGCAAAGCTTATGACTCCATACATTCTTGATCCAAATACTCTTCCTGAGTAAAAATCGAGCGTCCCCGAATACGGGAACAACAACGCTCTGTTATATTGTAACAAAAACTCCCTCCTGTATTCAGAAAAACAAACTGGAAGCGGGTTCACAGTATACTGTGAACCCGCTTCTGTTATATGTGGTTGTTGTGGCTACTAGAGGGCGTCTAGTTACCGACTGGTTCAAT is a window of Halodesulfovibrio sp. DNA encoding:
- a CDS encoding Lrp/AsnC family transcriptional regulator: MKIDKLSFQIAGQLLEGRKSFREIAQELAVAENTVRSRINKMQKEGVMDIVARLDVEKLPGHTMVFTGVLLDERDLFAKCQELSQLRGVVSGAVVTGRFDIILTLLLRDGYGLLEFYSEEMSKIEGIRSVESFVVYKGAKLMTPYILDPNTLPE